The stretch of DNA CGGCTTCTCCCCATTCAGGATCCGCACCATCATGTCCACCGCCATGCGCCCTTGGAGAGCCGTGAAGTCCGTCGGTGCTGCCGCGACCTTCCCCTCGGCGATCTTGTCGTAGAGCGGCGGGATGATGTAGGTCGAGACCACCTTCGGCTTCTTGGCCCGGTTCGCCAGGATGTCCGGTGCCGCATCGGCCGCGACCGCATTCCCGACGAGGTAGGTGACATCGGGATAGGCGTTGAGCGCATCCTCGATCAGCGAGACCTGCACATCCTTCCCGGTGTCGCCCCACTTGACGTCCAGAATCTTCACCTTGCCGGGAACCTTCTCTTCGACCGCTGCCTTGAAGCCATCCACCGTATCCGGCGCCCAACCGGAACCAGCCGGACCAGGCAGGAAGACGACCGTCACCTCCTGACCGCCGGAATCTTCCGCGACGAACTGACCAGCTGCATACCCCATGTCGTAGAACGACACCAGCGCCTTGGCCATGATGTCTGGCGCCTGGATGTCGTTGATCACCTCGATCACCGGCTTCTTCTTGTTCTTGACGATGTCGGTTACCAGTTGATCCTGCGAGGCGTAACTGATCGCAGCCAGGATGATCCCCTCGATGTCCGCGCGGTTGGCCAGGTTTTCCACCTGATTGATTTGCCCAGTCAAGTCGTTGTACCCCTGGGCCGCGACCAGCTCGATCCCCACCCCGAGGATCTGTGCTTCGTCGACGATCCCGTAATCGACCGCCAGCCAGTACGGGTCCTTGAGGTGCGGGAACGAGACGCCGATCATGTACGGCTTGTTCGCCTTTGGCCGCGTCCACTTCTCGTACTTCGGCCCCTGCAAGCTGCCGGCTGGCCGACCCGGCTGCTTGGTCGAGACGTCGTACGTGCCGTAATAAGCGACGACGTCCCAGAGCTCTTCCGTCGCGGCCGCCGCTGTCGGTGTCGCTCCAGCAGCTGGAGCGCTCGTCGGTGTCGCAGCTGGCGCGGCAGTCGGCTGGGCACCACTGCTCGCCGGTGTCGGAGTCGCCCCGCCTCCGCCGCAAGCAGCCAAGAGACCACCAGCCACTGCCACGGCGCTGGTCACTGCCAACGAGCGCAAGAGACCACGTCGCGTCAGTCGCCCGAACTGATCCTTCGTATCCCCTCCTCGCATCCTCTCGCTCCTTCGTCCAGCTACTCGTGCCATTCCCTGGCGGAAAGCCAGGGAATGGCGACCATCCCATCCATGTGCCGAAAACGAGACGCGTGCTCGATCGTCACCTCCTCACGCGCCGCCCTGCTTCTGGAGCGCGCCCAGTACCCGCTCCGGCGTCAGCGGCAGCTCCTCGATCGCTCGACCAGCCGGCCAGATGGCATCGAGTACTGCGCCTGCGACCGATGCCGGCGATGCCAAGAGTCCACCTTCACCGATCCCTTTGATGCCACCGATCGTGACCGGCGAGGGAGTCTCGAGGTGATCGATTACCAACTCCGGCACTTCGGTCGCCGTCGGTAACGCGTACGTCACGAAGCTATCGGTGAGCAGCTGCCCGTTCTCGTCGTAGACCATCGCCTCGTAGAGCGCACCGCCGATCCCTTGAGCGATCGCACCCATCACTTGCCCTTCGACGATCATCGGGTTGAGCATCGTCCCACAGTCTTCGACCGCCACGATCTTGTCGAGCCGGACGAGACCCGTCTCGCCGTCCACCTCGCAGACGGTAACGATGCATCCGTTCGAATACGTGGCCCGTGGATCGTAGAACTTGGTCGCCGAAAGCAGCGGCTCCTCCCCCTCCGCCCGCACGCGTCCGTCCAAATAGGCTGCGAAGGCAACCTGGAACATGCTCAACGAGCGATCCGGTGCGCCGCGGACGAAGACGGTGCCGTCTTGGATCTCTAGATCTTCCGGCGCCACCTCGAGGAGGCGACTGGCGACGCGCAGCACCTTCTCGCGCACTTCCTGCGCTGCCAGTGCCACCATGCCACCACCGATGACCGCGCTTCGACTGGCATAGGTGCCCATGCCCCAGGGCGCACGCTCGGTGTCGCCATGCTCGACGATCACGTCGTCGATCGAGACACCCAGGATCTCGGCTGCCACCTGGGCCAGCGTCGTTTCGTGCCCTTGACCATGGCTGTGCACGCTGACCGCGACGCGCACCTTTCCGGTCGGATCGATCGTCACCGTCGCGTTGTCGTGCGAGGGGAACGGGAAGCCGGCTTGCAACGCG from Thermomicrobium roseum DSM 5159 encodes:
- the torT gene encoding TMAO reductase system periplasmic protein TorT, which produces MRGGDTKDQFGRLTRRGLLRSLAVTSAVAVAGGLLAACGGGGATPTPASSGAQPTAAPAATPTSAPAAGATPTAAAATEELWDVVAYYGTYDVSTKQPGRPAGSLQGPKYEKWTRPKANKPYMIGVSFPHLKDPYWLAVDYGIVDEAQILGVGIELVAAQGYNDLTGQINQVENLANRADIEGIILAAISYASQDQLVTDIVKNKKKPVIEVINDIQAPDIMAKALVSFYDMGYAAGQFVAEDSGGQEVTVVFLPGPAGSGWAPDTVDGFKAAVEEKVPGKVKILDVKWGDTGKDVQVSLIEDALNAYPDVTYLVGNAVAADAAPDILANRAKKPKVVSTYIIPPLYDKIAEGKVAAAPTDFTALQGRMAVDMMVRILNGEKPGVDFPFRAGPIIKVVTPKNYKEFKYEDMFGPRDFRPVFSVKPKA